From Acinonyx jubatus isolate Ajub_Pintada_27869175 chromosome E2, VMU_Ajub_asm_v1.0, whole genome shotgun sequence:
CCCAGGGTGAGGGGTTCCTGTGGAGGGTGGGAGAAAACCTACGCCCTGGGACCATCAACTCTGAGCCTGTGCATCCACAGCTTGTTGCAACGCAGGGATCTGTGGCGGCGGGAGGCTGAGGCCCGCCAGCATAGCCAGCCGGACCCTGCCATGCCCCCTGGTCACACTTGCATGCCTGAGAACCAGCGGCTGGAGACACTGAGCAATCTGCTCCAGAGTGAGTCCATAGGCAAGAGGTAGGGGGGTGTAGATGAGGAACCCACTGGGGACCACACACCCCTGCCCAACACTCACTCTTCCTGGATCCCTCATAGGCCAGAGCCAGTTGCTACGTGAGCTGGTGCTGCTGCCTGCTGGGGCAGACTCACTGAGGGCCCAGGGCCACCATGCTGAGCTGGACCAGAAGCTGGTGCAGGTAGAGGAGGCCATCAAGATCTTTTCCCGCCCCAAGGTCTTTGTGAAGATGGATGTCTGAGCCCTTTTGTGGGGGCACTTATGGGGGTCCTCAGTGAAGATTGCCACACAGTTGCAGAGGgcaggatcaagccccatcaGAGAATGGGGGTCCAAAGACAGGAGCAGTGGTGTGGGCAGTATCCCCAGAGCACTCTTCCCAGCCACCAGTGGCTGTAGAAGGGCCAGCCCAGCCTCTTAATCCCTTTGTCAAAATTAAACCTTTTGTACACAATGGGGTTTGTTTCCATAAGAGCTTTTCTTACCCTAGAAATGCAAAGCCTGATGTCCCTCCTGCTGCTCAACTGCAGGGAGGTCTCTCTGTTGTCCTTATCACTCCTGCCTCAGGTCCAGGGCAGGAGGCAAAATTGTTAGACCATGGAAGTTGTTAGGGCTGGGACACAGAAAGACCATGACTGCATTTGTAGAAAACTTTTAATGTTCCCCAGACGAAGAGGCCCCTGCGAGCAAGCTAAAAACCCCCACTGAGGAAGTCCCTGCCATGTCTCAGCAGCCTGGAGTGGCAAGGGGCTGCATCCTTGCCTGTCAGAGGCTAAAGCCACTACCATCTCCTCTCATGCTACTTCCCCAGCCAGCGCTGGCCTGCTCTTGatccagggagggcagagagctgcGGGCACTGGGAAGTAGGGGGCCCTGGCGCAGGTCCCAGCATGGAGGCCCTTGAGACAGCCCATTGGAACAGGGAGGCCGGCGGTTCTCAATGACCAGATCACTGCTGTCATCGTCACTTTCGGCCTCAgcaggcccaggcccagcagAGGGAGGCCCTGTCAGACGACCAGAAGCCCCACGCACCACATTATTGTGCTGATTGGCTGGCTTGACAGTGACAATGAGGTTGTGGCTGTTGGCGACCATCATGTCCGTCACTTGGTCCAAGGTCTTCCCAGCGACCTCAATACCATTGACCTCGAGGATCTCATCACTGACTGCCAGCAGCCCTGTACTCTCAGCCAGGCCCCCTCGTACCAGGCGGGAGATGAAGATGCCTGGAACCCGTTCCAGGCCCTGGGGAGCTACACGTACACTCATGCCATCTCGGATGTAGAAACCAAGGGGACGGTCAGAGCCATGCTTGTGCAGCCGCACCCTTCGGTGTGTTTCAGGCAGTAGGTCCACATCTATGACTGAAGAAACCTGGCGGAAATCTTGGGGCAGGCTAATTAGCAGGGGTGGCCGGGTGCGCAGGGGTGCCACTGGCCGAAGTAGAAGCCCTTTCTTGCGCCGTTGCAGAGAGTTGGAGGCAAAGGCCAGGCCACTGGAGTCGGCTTCTGctgcaggagagggggaggggggcgctgaGATCAGAGACTCTGCTCTCCCACTTGAACCCTTTTCCATCAGGCCCAGGCCTGGGGAAAAGGGCACTGTAGCTATTTCCTACCACTTGGAGGTCAGGGCAAGGGCAGGGACTGCAGAGGGTGAAGCCTGGACGCCCTGGGCATGGACTAACCCTTGCAGACCTGCCCTGCTGTCCTACCCCACAGAGGCTGCCCACTGTACCCCATCCTCCTCACCCCGCTTCTGTACTAGCAGGCGCAGCGGTGAGGGCCCGCTGGCCAGGGCCCGGTGCAGGCTGTCGTCGTTGGTGAGGGGCAGTAGGTCGCCGTGAGCATCTGTATAGCCAAGCAGCACGTCCAGGCCCGGGATCTGGTGCACTGCACGCAGCAACCGCGAAAATTCTTGGAAGCCACTCACCGAAGCGCGGGGCAGCGCGAAGCGTCGGAACTCAGCATCAAactggaggcagggggtgggtgaGAGGAgaggtcagcacggagcccgtgCCCTTTCCCACCACAGGTCCGAGGGTGTTAGAGGTCGGAAAGGGCTGTCGCAACAGCTGCAGCCTTGCGCCCAGACCTCAGTTCCAGTACAAGGGACGCTGTCCAAGGTCTTCTCCCCGCCCTCCAGGTACCAAGGCCACAGGACTCTAGTGGCCGGCAGTGGAAAGGAGGATAGATGGAGGAAAGCGAGAGGAAAAGCCAGAGAATGGGACATGAATGATGGAGGCGAGAAAAAGGTGGTGGGGACTAAGGAGCCAGGAAAAGGGAGAATAAGGGAATTGGAAGCGCCTAGGGCCGAGGCCGGAGCCGGGGCCAGAGGGGCCCTTACTTTGCTCTTCACCTCGACGATGTTGTCTGGACTGCGCGCCGGAGTCCTCTGCGGCCTGGCCATGGTGGGGCCGGGCGGGCTGGGGACGGTGCCCCAGGCGGCCCGCGGAGGCGCAGGTGCACAGACCCGGCCGGCCGGCCCGTGCTGCCCCGCCCCTGGCGGTAGCACTCGCCCCGCCCTCCCATCCTGACCATGACGTCAAGGGGGCAGCGACAGAGAGTGGAACGTGGAGTCTACGTTTCCTAGGAAACGGAGATGGGGATGGAGGCGTCTTCTTTTGCTCTTACGTCATTACGCTGCGGTGCGCAAGTCTCTGGAGTCTGGGGGCGGG
This genomic window contains:
- the PARD6A gene encoding partitioning defective 6 homolog alpha isoform X1, with product MARPQRTPARSPDNIVEVKSKFDAEFRRFALPRASVSGFQEFSRLLRAVHQIPGLDVLLGYTDAHGDLLPLTNDDSLHRALASGPSPLRLLVQKRAEADSSGLAFASNSLQRRKKGLLLRPVAPLRTRPPLLISLPQDFRQVSSVIDVDLLPETHRRVRLHKHGSDRPLGFYIRDGMSVRVAPQGLERVPGIFISRLVRGGLAESTGLLAVSDEILEVNGIEVAGKTLDQVTDMMVANSHNLIVTVKPANQHNNVVRGASGRLTGPPSAGPGPAEAESDDDSSDLVIENRRPPCSNGLSQGPPCWDLRQGPLLPSARSSLPSLDQEQASAGWGSSMRGDGSGFSL
- the PARD6A gene encoding partitioning defective 6 homolog alpha isoform X2, with protein sequence MARPQRTPARSPDNIVEVKSKFDAEFRRFALPRASVSGFQEFSRLLRAVHQIPGLDVLLGYTDAHGDLLPLTNDDSLHRALASGPSPLRLLVQKREADSSGLAFASNSLQRRKKGLLLRPVAPLRTRPPLLISLPQDFRQVSSVIDVDLLPETHRRVRLHKHGSDRPLGFYIRDGMSVRVAPQGLERVPGIFISRLVRGGLAESTGLLAVSDEILEVNGIEVAGKTLDQVTDMMVANSHNLIVTVKPANQHNNVVRGASGRLTGPPSAGPGPAEAESDDDSSDLVIENRRPPCSNGLSQGPPCWDLRQGPLLPSARSSLPSLDQEQASAGWGSSMRGDGSGFSL